The Sporichthya brevicatena genome contains a region encoding:
- a CDS encoding ABC transporter permease — protein sequence MSVDFSPAPGAAPVGRMVRAQTAFETRLMLRNGENLLLTVIIPTLLLIVFAAADVVDTGSLDRIDFLAPGILALAVMSTAFTGQAIATGFERRYGVLKRLAVSPLPRWALLTGKTLSVLVVIALQLVLLTGTAFALGWDPVGSVGMVVPLLLVGTAAFSGLGLLMAGTLRAEGTLAAANLVYLVLLLCGGIVVPLDKFGGAADVLEFTPAAALATGLRDVLTGTDATPWAPVAVLAVWAALSLTAAARWFRWD from the coding sequence ATGAGCGTCGACTTCTCCCCCGCCCCCGGTGCCGCGCCGGTCGGGCGGATGGTGCGGGCGCAGACCGCCTTCGAGACCCGGCTGATGCTCCGCAACGGCGAGAACCTGCTGCTGACGGTGATCATCCCGACGCTGCTGCTGATCGTGTTCGCCGCCGCCGACGTGGTGGACACCGGCTCCCTCGACCGCATCGACTTCCTCGCGCCCGGCATCCTCGCCCTCGCGGTGATGTCGACCGCGTTCACCGGGCAGGCCATCGCGACCGGCTTCGAACGCCGCTACGGCGTGCTCAAGCGCCTGGCGGTCTCCCCGCTCCCCCGCTGGGCCCTGCTGACCGGCAAGACGCTCTCGGTGCTCGTCGTGATCGCGCTGCAGCTCGTGCTGCTGACCGGCACCGCGTTCGCCCTCGGCTGGGACCCCGTCGGCTCGGTCGGCATGGTCGTGCCCCTGCTGCTGGTCGGCACCGCCGCGTTCAGCGGACTCGGGCTGCTCATGGCCGGCACCCTGCGCGCCGAGGGCACCCTCGCCGCCGCGAACCTCGTCTACCTCGTCCTGCTGCTGTGCGGCGGCATCGTCGTCCCCCTCGACAAGTTCGGCGGCGCCGCGGACGTGCTCGAATTCACCCCCGCCGCCGCCCTCGCCACCGGCCTCCGGGACGTCCTCACCGGCACCGACGCCACCCCCTGGGCCCCCGTCGCCGTCCTCGCCGTCTGGGCCGCCCTCAGCCTCACCGCCGCCGCCCGCTGGTTCCGCTGGGACTAG
- a CDS encoding helix-turn-helix transcriptional regulator has product MKTVRDPNSVTEAPARDLGPVEDVTAGTREKVARAILENGRSTAADLAAQLDLTPAAVRRHLDALLADGVIEEAEPRGQAHRGRGRPAKVFVVTDAGRHHFVQAYDDLAASALRFLAETAGVHAVEQFAARRVAELEERYRRVVEQADPADRPAVLAEALSADGYAASIKPAPGGALGEQVCQHHCPVAHVAEQFPQLCEAETQAFARLLGTHVQRLATIAHGDGVCTTYVPTVATTGRTTS; this is encoded by the coding sequence GTGAAAACCGTCCGTGACCCCAACTCCGTGACCGAGGCGCCCGCGCGCGACCTCGGTCCGGTCGAGGACGTCACCGCCGGGACGCGCGAGAAGGTCGCGCGCGCGATCCTGGAGAACGGACGCTCGACCGCCGCCGACCTGGCCGCCCAGCTCGACCTCACGCCGGCCGCCGTGCGTCGTCACCTCGACGCCCTGCTCGCCGACGGGGTCATCGAGGAGGCCGAGCCGCGCGGGCAGGCCCACCGCGGCCGCGGTCGCCCGGCGAAGGTCTTCGTCGTCACCGACGCGGGCCGGCACCACTTCGTCCAGGCCTACGACGACCTCGCCGCGAGCGCCCTGCGCTTCCTGGCCGAGACCGCCGGGGTGCACGCCGTCGAGCAGTTCGCGGCCCGCCGGGTCGCGGAGCTCGAGGAGCGGTACCGCCGCGTCGTCGAGCAGGCGGACCCGGCCGACCGGCCGGCCGTCCTCGCCGAGGCCCTCTCGGCGGACGGCTACGCCGCGAGCATCAAGCCCGCCCCGGGCGGCGCGCTCGGCGAGCAGGTCTGCCAGCACCACTGCCCGGTCGCCCACGTGGCCGAGCAGTTCCCCCAGTTGTGCGAGGCCGAGACCCAGGCATTCGCCCGCCTGCTCGGCACGCATGTGCAACGTCTCGCCACCATCGCCCACGGCGACGGCGTGTGCACCACCTACGTACCAACGGTCGCAACCACCGGAAGGACCACCTCATGA
- a CDS encoding acVLRF1 family peptidyl-tRNA hydrolase, translated as MRSVEVEAERIPRWFANFADRNSGLTEVSATTDGVRAVGGNRTVAECVPPFLRLWAPTGDPVAALAAHAAAERRVGVLLVRLGGFAAGVFVGPALRESKVGSRHVQGRTAAGGWSQQRFARRRANQADQALDAAAETAARILVPAAGDLDALVLGGERKAVDRVLADRALGPLRDVPVEPRFLTVPDPRLDVLRSTPTRFRSVTIHLTDPA; from the coding sequence ATGCGTTCCGTCGAGGTCGAGGCGGAGCGCATCCCACGGTGGTTCGCCAACTTTGCCGACCGCAACAGCGGTCTGACGGAGGTTTCGGCGACGACGGACGGCGTGCGCGCGGTCGGCGGCAACAGGACGGTCGCCGAGTGCGTGCCGCCGTTCCTCCGTCTCTGGGCGCCGACCGGTGACCCCGTGGCGGCGCTCGCGGCGCACGCGGCCGCGGAGCGACGGGTGGGCGTGCTGCTCGTCCGGCTCGGCGGGTTCGCGGCCGGCGTCTTCGTCGGCCCGGCGCTGAGGGAGTCGAAGGTCGGGTCCCGGCACGTCCAGGGCCGCACCGCCGCCGGCGGCTGGTCGCAGCAGCGCTTCGCCCGCCGCCGGGCCAACCAGGCCGACCAGGCCCTCGACGCGGCCGCCGAGACCGCGGCGCGGATCCTCGTCCCGGCGGCCGGGGACCTCGACGCGCTCGTCCTCGGCGGGGAGCGCAAGGCCGTCGACCGTGTCCTCGCCGACCGCGCTCTCGGGCCGCTGCGGGACGTTCCCGTCGAGCCGCGGTTCCTCACGGTCCCGGATCCCCGCCTCGACGTCCTCCGTTCGACACCGACCCGCTTCCGGTCGGTGACGATCCACCTCACCGACCCGGCCTGA
- the sufU gene encoding Fe-S cluster assembly sulfur transfer protein SufU, with the protein MDALYQEIILDHYRNPRHKGLRDPFEAEVHHVNPTCGDEVTLRVHMVDGKVADVSYDSLGCSISQASASVLTELLIGKDLDEAMAVHEEFLALMQSKGQATPDEDVLEDAVAFAGVSKYPARIKCALLSWMAWKDATAQALANGATS; encoded by the coding sequence GTGGATGCGCTCTACCAGGAGATCATCCTCGACCACTACCGCAACCCCCGCCACAAGGGGCTGCGGGACCCGTTCGAGGCCGAGGTGCACCACGTCAACCCGACCTGCGGCGACGAGGTGACGCTGCGGGTGCACATGGTCGACGGCAAGGTCGCCGACGTCTCCTACGACAGCCTCGGCTGCTCGATCAGCCAGGCCTCGGCCTCGGTGCTCACCGAGCTGCTCATCGGCAAGGACCTCGACGAGGCCATGGCCGTGCACGAAGAGTTTCTGGCCCTGATGCAGTCCAAGGGCCAGGCCACCCCCGACGAGGACGTCCTCGAGGACGCGGTCGCCTTCGCCGGAGTCTCGAAGTACCCCGCCCGCATCAAGTGCGCGTTGCTTTCCTGGATGGCCTGGAAGGACGCCACAGCTCAAGCCCTCGCGAACGGAGCTACGTCATGA
- a CDS encoding ABC transporter ATP-binding protein, whose translation MSGPAIAIAGLRKSYGGRAAVDGLDLTVERGAITAVLGPNGAGKTTTLEICAGLRTADAGSVQVLGLDPRRDRAALMPRLGVMLQAGGIYSGAKPVEMLRHVAALHANPLDPEELVELLGLDGARRTTYRRMSGGEKQLLALGLALVGRPELAFLDEPTAGLDPHARRRTWDLISGLRDVGVTVVLTTHLMDEAESLADHVHIVDKGRLIVSGTPDELTRAGNALTFSAPPGLPVSTLTGALPEGTEASEPTPGHYLVSGPMDPTTLAAVTSWCADLGVMPDGLSVERRSLEDVFLELTGRKLTNWGLSAPGPAQTGSGT comes from the coding sequence GTGTCCGGGCCCGCCATCGCGATCGCCGGCCTGCGCAAGAGCTACGGCGGGCGGGCCGCGGTCGACGGCCTCGATCTGACCGTCGAGCGTGGGGCGATCACCGCCGTCCTCGGTCCCAACGGGGCCGGCAAGACCACGACGCTGGAGATCTGCGCCGGTCTGCGGACCGCCGACGCCGGGTCCGTGCAGGTCCTCGGGCTCGACCCCCGCCGCGACCGCGCCGCTCTGATGCCCCGCCTGGGCGTGATGCTGCAGGCCGGCGGGATCTACTCCGGCGCGAAGCCGGTCGAGATGCTCCGGCACGTGGCGGCCCTGCACGCCAACCCGCTCGACCCCGAGGAACTGGTCGAGCTTCTCGGCCTCGACGGTGCGCGGCGCACGACGTACCGCCGGATGTCCGGCGGGGAGAAGCAGCTGCTGGCGCTCGGGCTCGCGCTCGTCGGCCGACCCGAGCTCGCGTTCCTCGACGAGCCGACGGCGGGCCTCGACCCGCACGCCCGGCGCCGGACCTGGGACCTGATCTCCGGGCTGCGCGACGTCGGCGTCACCGTCGTCCTGACCACGCACCTGATGGACGAGGCCGAGTCGCTGGCCGACCACGTCCACATCGTCGACAAGGGCCGCCTGATCGTGTCGGGGACGCCGGACGAGCTCACCCGTGCCGGCAACGCGCTGACCTTCTCGGCGCCGCCCGGGCTGCCCGTCTCGACGTTGACCGGCGCCCTGCCCGAGGGCACCGAGGCCAGCGAGCCGACGCCCGGGCACTACCTGGTCTCGGGCCCGATGGACCCGACGACGCTCGCGGCCGTCACGTCCTGGTGCGCGGACCTCGGCGTCATGCCCGACGGGCTCTCCGTCGAGCGCCGGTCGCTCGAGGACGTGTTCCTCGAGCTGACCGGTCGGAAGCTGACCAACTGGGGTCTGAGTGCGCCGGGCCCGGCGCAGACGGGGTCGGGGACATGA
- the sufC gene encoding Fe-S cluster assembly ATPase SufC, with amino-acid sequence MSTLAIKDLHVSVETAEGVKEILKGVTLTINAGETHAVMGPNGSGKSTLAYTIAGHPKYTVTSGTITLDGEDVLAMSVDERARAGLFLAMQYPVEVPGVSVSNFLRTAKTAIDGEAPKLRTWVKDVKGAMDALSMDPSFAERNVNEGFSGGEKKRHETLQLELLNPKVAILDETDSGLDIDALKVVSEGVNRFRSGGDKGLLLITHYTRILRYIAPDFVHVFVDGRFVEEGGPELAEQLEAEGYERFLAKAGA; translated from the coding sequence ATGAGCACCCTGGCTATCAAGGACCTCCACGTCTCGGTCGAGACGGCGGAGGGCGTCAAGGAGATCCTCAAGGGGGTCACCCTGACGATCAACGCGGGAGAGACCCACGCGGTGATGGGCCCCAACGGGTCGGGCAAGTCGACGCTGGCCTACACGATCGCGGGCCACCCGAAGTACACCGTCACGAGCGGCACCATCACGCTCGACGGCGAGGACGTCCTCGCGATGAGCGTCGACGAGCGCGCCCGCGCCGGTCTGTTCCTCGCGATGCAGTACCCGGTCGAGGTTCCGGGCGTGAGCGTCTCGAACTTCCTCCGCACCGCGAAGACCGCGATCGACGGCGAGGCACCCAAGCTGCGCACGTGGGTCAAGGACGTCAAGGGCGCCATGGACGCGCTGTCGATGGACCCGTCCTTCGCCGAGCGCAACGTCAACGAGGGCTTCTCCGGTGGTGAGAAGAAGCGCCACGAGACGCTGCAGCTGGAGCTGCTGAACCCGAAGGTCGCGATCCTCGACGAGACCGACTCCGGCCTCGACATCGACGCGCTCAAGGTCGTCTCCGAGGGCGTGAACCGGTTCCGCTCCGGCGGTGACAAGGGCCTGCTGCTCATCACGCACTACACCCGGATCCTGCGCTACATCGCGCCGGACTTCGTTCACGTCTTCGTCGACGGCCGGTTCGTCGAGGAGGGTGGCCCGGAGCTCGCCGAGCAGCTCGAGGCCGAGGGCTACGAGCGCTTCCTCGCCAAAGCCGGAGCCTGA
- a CDS encoding cysteine desulfurase has product MPQLEGLLDLEKIRADFPILERRLADDRPLVYLDSANTSQKPQSVIDAISEHYALHNANVARAAHQLGEEATAAFEGARDKVAAFVNAPSRDGVIFTKNASEALNLVANVLANAGTPYGFGPGDEVVITEMEHHSNIVPWQLACERTGATLRWFGITDEGRLDVSNIDDLITERTKVVSVVWVSNALGTVNPVEEITRRAHEVGALVVVDASQSVTQMPVDLTALGADFVAFTGHKLCGPTGIGVLVAKPELLNQLPPFLGGGEMIEIVRMEGSTYAPAPHRFEAGTPPIVQAVGLGVALDYLSAIGMEAIRAHEHALTGYALEQLQQVEGLRILGPTENVDRGGAISFELGDIHPHDVGQVLDSRGVAVRGGHHCARPVHARFGVTASTRASFYLYTKPEEIDALVEGLDAVKAFFSRGA; this is encoded by the coding sequence GTGCCTCAGCTGGAGGGGCTGCTCGACCTGGAGAAGATCCGGGCCGACTTCCCGATCCTGGAGCGGCGTCTCGCGGACGACCGTCCGCTGGTCTACCTGGACTCGGCGAACACGTCACAGAAGCCGCAGTCGGTGATCGACGCGATCTCCGAGCACTACGCGCTGCACAACGCCAACGTGGCGCGCGCGGCGCACCAGCTCGGCGAGGAGGCGACGGCCGCGTTCGAGGGCGCCCGCGACAAGGTCGCGGCGTTCGTGAACGCGCCGAGCCGTGACGGCGTCATCTTCACCAAGAACGCCTCCGAGGCGCTCAACCTGGTGGCGAACGTCCTCGCGAACGCGGGCACGCCGTACGGGTTCGGCCCCGGTGACGAGGTCGTCATCACCGAGATGGAGCACCACTCCAACATCGTGCCGTGGCAGCTCGCGTGCGAGCGGACCGGTGCGACGCTGCGGTGGTTCGGCATCACGGACGAGGGCCGGCTCGACGTGTCGAACATCGACGACCTCATCACCGAGCGGACCAAGGTCGTCTCGGTCGTGTGGGTGTCGAACGCGCTCGGCACGGTCAACCCGGTCGAGGAGATCACGCGGCGGGCCCACGAGGTCGGTGCGCTGGTCGTCGTCGACGCGTCCCAGTCCGTGACGCAGATGCCGGTGGACCTCACCGCGCTCGGGGCCGACTTCGTCGCGTTCACCGGGCACAAGCTGTGCGGGCCGACGGGCATCGGCGTGCTGGTCGCGAAGCCGGAGCTGCTCAACCAGCTCCCGCCGTTCCTCGGCGGCGGCGAGATGATCGAGATCGTCCGCATGGAGGGCTCGACCTACGCGCCGGCGCCGCACCGCTTCGAGGCCGGGACGCCGCCGATCGTGCAGGCGGTCGGGCTCGGTGTCGCGCTGGACTACCTCTCGGCGATCGGCATGGAGGCGATCCGCGCCCACGAGCACGCGCTCACCGGGTACGCGCTGGAGCAGCTCCAGCAGGTGGAGGGTCTGCGCATCCTCGGCCCGACCGAGAACGTCGACCGCGGTGGTGCGATCAGCTTCGAGCTGGGGGACATCCACCCGCACGACGTCGGCCAGGTGCTCGACTCGCGGGGCGTCGCCGTCCGCGGCGGCCACCACTGCGCCCGTCCGGTCCACGCCCGGTTCGGGGTCACCGCGTCGACCCGAGCGTCGTTCTACCTCTACACGAAGCCCGAGGAAATTGATGCCCTCGTCGAGGGGTTGGACGCTGTGAAGGCGTTCTTCTCGAGGGGAGCGTGA
- the sufD gene encoding Fe-S cluster assembly protein SufD, translating into MTTPVLNHPVPTGREEEWRFTPMRRLRGLHDGTAKGDGKVVVSVDAGEGVTVETVGRDDPRVGKVGAPTDRVAEAAFSAVQTATVVTVPQELEPGPTVITVRGEDADGAAFGHIVIDVKPFAVATVVLDHLGSATYAGTVEVHVGDSANLTLVSVQDWADDAVHLAHQRISLGRDAKVKAIAVTFGGNLVRLYPQVHYTAQGGDAEMLGLYFADAGQHLEHRLRIDHTVPNCRSNVAYKGALQGEKAHTVWIGDVIIGAEATGTDTYELNRNLLLTDGASADSVPNLEIYTGEVAGAGHASATGRFDDEQLFYLQSRGIPEDEARRMVVRGFFGEIIGRIGVPIVQTRLLQKIDAELAKTLN; encoded by the coding sequence GTGACCACCCCTGTTCTGAACCACCCCGTACCGACCGGCCGCGAGGAGGAGTGGCGCTTCACCCCGATGCGTCGCCTCCGTGGCCTGCACGACGGGACCGCGAAGGGCGACGGCAAGGTCGTCGTGTCCGTCGACGCCGGTGAGGGCGTGACCGTCGAGACCGTGGGTCGCGACGACCCGCGCGTCGGCAAGGTCGGCGCTCCCACCGACCGCGTCGCGGAGGCCGCGTTCTCCGCGGTCCAGACCGCCACCGTGGTGACGGTGCCTCAGGAACTGGAGCCGGGCCCGACGGTCATCACCGTCCGCGGCGAGGACGCCGACGGCGCCGCCTTCGGGCACATCGTCATCGACGTCAAGCCGTTCGCGGTCGCGACGGTCGTCCTCGACCACCTCGGTTCCGCCACGTACGCCGGCACCGTTGAGGTGCACGTCGGTGACAGCGCGAACCTGACGCTGGTCAGCGTCCAGGACTGGGCCGACGACGCCGTGCACCTCGCGCACCAGCGGATCTCGCTCGGTCGCGACGCGAAGGTGAAGGCCATCGCCGTCACTTTCGGCGGGAACCTGGTCCGCCTGTACCCGCAGGTGCACTACACGGCCCAGGGCGGCGACGCCGAGATGCTCGGCCTGTACTTCGCCGACGCCGGCCAGCACCTCGAGCACCGGCTGCGGATCGACCACACGGTGCCGAACTGCCGGAGCAACGTCGCCTACAAGGGCGCGCTGCAGGGCGAGAAGGCGCACACGGTCTGGATCGGGGACGTCATCATCGGCGCCGAGGCGACCGGGACCGACACCTACGAGCTCAACCGCAACCTGCTGCTGACGGACGGCGCCTCTGCGGACTCCGTCCCGAACCTGGAGATCTACACCGGCGAGGTCGCCGGTGCCGGTCACGCCAGCGCCACGGGCCGCTTCGACGACGAGCAGCTCTTCTACCTGCAGTCGCGCGGTATCCCGGAGGACGAGGCCCGCCGCATGGTGGTCCGCGGCTTCTTCGGCGAGATCATCGGCCGCATCGGGGTCCCGATCGTCCAGACCCGGCTGCTGCAGAAGATCGACGCCGAGCTCGCGAAGACCCTCAACTGA
- the sufB gene encoding Fe-S cluster assembly protein SufB, with protein MTSTADALEGIGRYDFGWADPDVAGASARRGLNEDVVRDISAKKNEPEWMLDLRLKGLKLFEKKPMPTWGSDLSGIDFDNIKYFVRSTEKQATSWDELPDDIKNTYDRLGIPEAEKQRLVAGVAAQYESEVVYHQIREDLEEQGVIFLDTDTGLKEHPELFQEYFGKVIPAGDNKFSALNTAVWSGGSFIYVPKGVHVDIPLQAYFRINTENMGQFERTLIIVDEDAYVHYVEGCTAPIYSSDSLHSAVVEIIVKKGGRCRYTTIQNWSNNVYNLVTKRAMAQEGATMEWIDGNIGSKVTMKYPGVVMTGEHAKGEVLSIAFAGEGQHQDAGAKMVHAAPHTSSSIVSKSVARGGGRTSYRGLIKVQEGAHHSKSTVRCDALLVDTISRSDTYPYVDVREDDVALGHEATVSKVSEDQLFYLMSRGLSEDEAMAMIVRGFVEPIARELPMEYALELNRLIELQMEGAVG; from the coding sequence ATGACCAGCACCGCCGACGCACTTGAAGGCATCGGCCGATACGACTTCGGCTGGGCCGACCCGGACGTCGCCGGCGCGAGCGCCCGCCGGGGCCTGAACGAGGACGTCGTCCGCGACATCTCGGCCAAGAAGAACGAGCCCGAGTGGATGCTCGACCTCCGACTCAAGGGCCTGAAGCTCTTCGAGAAGAAGCCGATGCCGACGTGGGGTTCCGACCTGTCGGGCATCGACTTCGACAACATCAAGTACTTCGTCCGGTCGACGGAGAAGCAGGCCACGTCCTGGGACGAGCTGCCCGACGACATCAAGAACACCTACGACCGGCTCGGCATCCCCGAGGCCGAGAAGCAGCGTCTCGTCGCCGGCGTCGCCGCGCAGTACGAGTCCGAGGTCGTGTACCACCAGATCCGTGAGGACCTCGAGGAGCAGGGCGTCATCTTCCTCGACACCGACACGGGTCTGAAGGAGCACCCGGAGCTGTTCCAGGAGTACTTCGGCAAGGTCATCCCGGCCGGGGACAACAAGTTCTCCGCGCTGAACACCGCGGTCTGGTCCGGTGGCTCGTTCATCTACGTGCCGAAGGGCGTGCACGTCGACATCCCGCTGCAGGCCTACTTCCGGATCAACACCGAGAACATGGGCCAGTTCGAGCGGACGCTGATCATCGTCGACGAGGACGCGTACGTGCACTACGTCGAGGGCTGCACCGCGCCGATCTACTCGTCGGACTCGCTGCACTCCGCCGTCGTCGAGATCATCGTGAAGAAGGGCGGCCGCTGCCGCTACACGACGATCCAGAACTGGTCGAACAACGTCTACAACCTGGTCACCAAGCGCGCCATGGCCCAGGAAGGCGCGACCATGGAGTGGATCGACGGCAACATCGGCTCCAAGGTCACAATGAAGTACCCGGGCGTCGTCATGACCGGCGAGCACGCCAAGGGTGAGGTGCTCTCGATCGCATTCGCGGGCGAGGGTCAGCACCAGGACGCCGGCGCCAAGATGGTCCACGCCGCGCCGCACACGTCGAGCTCGATCGTCTCCAAGTCGGTCGCGCGTGGCGGTGGCCGTACCTCCTACCGCGGCCTGATCAAGGTCCAGGAGGGCGCGCACCACAGCAAGTCCACCGTCCGCTGCGACGCGCTGCTCGTCGACACGATCAGCCGGTCGGACACCTACCCGTACGTCGACGTCCGCGAGGACGACGTGGCGCTCGGCCACGAGGCGACGGTCTCCAAGGTGTCCGAGGACCAGCTGTTCTACCTGATGAGCCGCGGCCTGTCCGAGGACGAGGCCATGGCGATGATCGTCCGCGGCTTCGTCGAGCCCATCGCCCGAGAGCTTCCGATGGAGTACGCCCTCGAGCTGAACCGCCTGATCGAGCTCCAGATGGAAGGGGCTGTGGGTTAG
- a CDS encoding metal-sulfur cluster assembly factor — MTTSAPTEDDLTEALRDVVDPELGINVVDLGLVYGVSVDESNIATIDMTLTSAACPLTDVIEDQTRAALEGLVADFRINWVWMPPWGPDKITDDGREQLRALGFNV, encoded by the coding sequence ATGACCACCAGCGCACCGACCGAGGACGACCTGACCGAGGCCCTGCGCGACGTCGTCGACCCGGAGCTCGGCATCAACGTCGTCGACCTCGGCCTCGTGTACGGGGTCAGTGTCGACGAGTCGAACATCGCGACCATCGACATGACCCTGACGTCCGCGGCCTGCCCGCTGACCGACGTCATCGAGGACCAGACCCGCGCCGCCCTCGAGGGTCTCGTCGCGGACTTCCGCATCAACTGGGTCTGGATGCCCCCGTGGGGCCCGGACAAGATCACCGACGACGGCCGCGAGCAACTCCGCGCCCTCGGCTTCAACGTTTGA
- a CDS encoding ABC transporter ATP-binding protein, with translation MTEHAGEPRLSLRGLRSGYDGVPVVYDVDLDVNPGEIVILVGGNGAGKSTLLQTVMGTVAVLGGDIRYDGRSIVRWPVARRTRAGISYSPEGRRVFPTLTVRENLDAGASHVPTRRLPGRRDAVFSYFPTLTDRAGQIAGTLSGGEQQMLAIGRALMSDPALILVEEPSQGLAPVVVDRVYATLQRICLDRGTSVVIAEQFQQLRPHDCDRVLVIDKGEVRPSTPAPTA, from the coding sequence GTGACTGAGCACGCCGGCGAACCGCGGCTGAGCCTGCGCGGCCTGCGGTCCGGCTACGACGGGGTGCCGGTCGTCTACGACGTCGACCTCGACGTGAACCCGGGCGAGATCGTCATCCTCGTCGGCGGCAACGGCGCCGGGAAGTCGACCCTGCTGCAGACCGTGATGGGGACCGTCGCCGTGCTGGGCGGCGACATCCGCTACGACGGACGGTCCATCGTCCGGTGGCCGGTGGCCCGGCGCACCCGGGCGGGGATCAGCTACTCCCCCGAGGGCCGCCGCGTCTTTCCGACCCTGACGGTGCGGGAGAACCTCGACGCCGGCGCCTCGCACGTCCCGACCCGCCGCCTGCCCGGCCGGCGGGACGCGGTGTTCTCCTACTTCCCCACGCTCACCGACCGCGCGGGCCAGATCGCGGGCACGCTCTCCGGCGGCGAGCAGCAGATGCTCGCGATCGGCCGGGCGCTGATGTCCGACCCGGCGCTGATCCTCGTCGAGGAACCGTCCCAGGGCCTGGCGCCGGTCGTCGTCGACCGGGTCTACGCGACGCTGCAGAGGATCTGTCTCGACCGCGGGACCTCGGTGGTCATCGCCGAACAGTTCCAGCAGCTGCGGCCCCACGACTGCGACCGCGTCCTCGTCATCGACAAGGGCGAGGTCCGTCCCTCCACACCGGCCCCCACCGCCTGA